A segment of the Sphingobacterium oryzagri genome:
TTCAACTTTGTCATCAAAAATTGGCCATCGGTTTCCAGCGGCGCGTAGTAAACCGTTTTTATGTAGCGCTCGTCGTCTAAATATATACGTGATCCGACTGTTTGGGCATCATCAGCAACGCGCTTGTACCGATTAAAAGAATAAGAGGTGTTTAGAGAAAACGAGGTCTGTATAACCGGAATGCGTGGCGTGGTTAAAAACCATTCTACACCGTAACTATCAGACTGCAGGCCATTCGTGAGATTGTAATCCAAAAAACCACCTACAATCAATAATTCGCCTGCCACGGGGGCATACTCAAAGGTGTTTGTGCTGGTATTTAACCAGTAATCAAACTTCGGCAATACATATCTCCGCAAGCGCTGCTCTGCCGTAAATCCATCGTAATTCCGCTTAAAATAAGCATACAATGACGAGGAGAGCCACTTGCTTTTACGCTCCACTCCGAATTCGAACTGTATGGATTTTGCTGGTTTTAACTGACTATTGTCGATCAATATTTTATCGGTAAATAAGAGATAAAGGGAAGGATCGATTGATCCGGTGGTCGCTGTGATGAGATCGTAGTCAATATACGTCGGCCCAGGATAAAGGTCGGCCAGCGATGGCGCTTTTGATGCTACACCGAATGCCGCGGTAAATGCCCAACGCTCATTCCAACGCATTCGCGTGTTAATACGCGGCTGAAGTGTACCGAAACCATTTTGGATATCGTAGCGCAGGCCAATATTGTTGGAGATCGTTCGTTTACCAACCGTTAGCTTAAATTGATCTTCTATATACACGCCGACGTTTTGCGCTGCTGGAATATGCTCAAACGAATACGGACGTAAATTTTGGTTTCCATTGCCTATGAGGCGAGGCCGATCAGGATCTGATACCACGCCGCGACCGCCATTATTGGAAAGCGTATAATTTACCCCATAACTAAATGCATGTTGTAGTTTCCCCCAATCCCACACGCCGTTGCTGGCCATCGACGCTGAAGCCGTCAGCGGTTTTCCGATGATATGCTCTTCAGTCATGACCGATTGGTAAGAATATACGCCTTCATAAATACCCGAAGTATCCATGTTAGCGATAGGTATCAATCCGCGGTTGACGGCGTATGACGCATAAGAATCTTGCTTACCAACGGTCATGCCGAGGTTAATTTGTACACGTTTCATCCAGGACTTACCCAGATCAATCCCCAGTCGATTACTGACACCCAAGGTGTAGTTACTAAAGCGTGCAATCCGTATGCTTTCATCATCCGGATCTTGCTTTTTCTCGTCTTTGCGTTGCGAAAAATCGAGAGAAAGTGTGTTTTTTAATTTACCCTGCGTTGTTGTCCAGATCAAACCTTCACTAAATCGATGAAAAGTCTTTACCTTATCTTTCGGATCGGCATTGCTATACGTCCAGTTTGCACTGGTATTTAGCGCGCCCCAGTTGCCCGGTAATTGAAAACCTTTACTGATCGAACTGCTCGTGGAGCCACCATTAATGTTAAAACTTGCGACATAAGGGCTGCGTCCGGCTTGCCGATCGATAATCACGGCACCATTTGTGACGTCACCATATCGCGCAGGCGCAATGCCCTGGATGACTTCAATTTTCTCAATATTATTGACCGGAATATCGCGCAGGTCGATTCCTTGAAAAGGCGTATCGTAACTTTTAGAACTTTGCGTGCCAAAATAGCTATCTCGATAACCGTCTGCTTTAATACCAGCATCTCTTATACCGCCACGCGATAAGCCCCTGGCTTGCATATTGGCGTCGTTGGAGAGACGCATATCGTCCACGATAATTGCAATACCACGCGAGTTATTAAAATCAAAGTCACCAATCCCGGTCGTTCCACGAAAAGTTAATGTGGATAAACTATTGAGATCCAGCGGCGCTGTCTTTTTTCCAGGAAGTGAGTTCATCACATCGACCAAACTAAACGCCTGCAACTGATCAATAGCTTGTTTATCAATAGTGATGGATGAGTTTGATTGGCCATCCGTTGTAAACGTAGGCAGCACGCTAACTTCCTCTAATGTCAATGACAAATCATCTAAAGTGATACGGTGCAACAAACCCGCAGAAGAAACGGCATAAGAACGCACAACCGTGCGCTTACCGATAAAGGCTACTTTCAGCCGGATAGAATCTTGACCGCTGAAATCAAATGCAAATCGCCCGTCTTTACCGGATGTGTACGTGGTATTGCTATGGAGATAGGTAACTGAAGCCAATGACAAAGGCATACCCTTTTGATCCAAAACAAAGCCCTGAAACTGTTTCTGCGCAGATGAGTTAAGGTAAGCGGCACAGCATAGCGATAATAGAATGAAACGAATCAATTTTATTTAGATTAAATCTTAATAAAGACAAAAGTATAAAAAGAAATTTTACATTTGCGTTTTTTTGCAAAAAAAATATTCAAACAGTAAAAAAGAAATAAGGTATTTCTAGGGTAGAAGAATTTTGCGGGAGTGATTAGACGAACACGCTATATTGATACTATCACTATACGATGTCCCGCTCGATGAACGGTTAATCGAGCAGTTTTCGCATCTTTGGGTGAGGCGAGCATATAAAGCTTCGGTACAGCTAGGTCAAAAATAGCTTAATTTAGCAAGGTTATGCAGCGATGGCAGTATAGGATAAAACAGGGTACGACGCCGGTTTGGATCGTATATTATTTAGTTTGAAAAACTATAGGTAGGTAATGTCTGCGGAATTTAAAGAATAAAGTAACGAATACAGCAGTATTCTTCGAGTTCCGCTTGATTTAGCGAGATTAGGCAGCTATAGGCATTAAAAAGTGCTTACGCCTTAAGAAGATATGCATAATTATCCATCCCAGAAAGCAATTAGTGTGCAGACCATGATGACCGCTTAGCATAGCGACTTATCACTAACAAACCCCATGATTTCCGGCTTTTTAGTTAGTCTTGCTATCAAAAAAATACACAATCAACATCAGCGTCGGGATGGTGCCGGTATGTCGGGGGGTGTGTGCTATTCGACCATCAAAAAAGATGGAGTCGCCCGCTTCAAGCGAAACTGTACGATCAGTAAATACGTAATCAACGGTTCCTGAAACGATATATTTATATTCGTAAGCCTCCGTTTCGACCATGGGCCTTGTCGCATTAGGTGATAGCTCCAGCAAAACAATATCCAATGTGGAGCTATCCATATTGGTTGCAAAAATACGCTTATAGTGAAATCCGATAGCATGCTCCTTCTCAAAATCTTCGTAATCACTGCGCTTGCGCACGATAATTGGCCCGGAGTCGGTGTTGGATTTAAAATCGTGAAAAAACTCATTTAAATCGACGTCCAATGCATTCACGATATTGATTAATACCAGTAAGGACGGCACCGTGCGGTTATTTTCAATCTGCGATATCAAACCTTTGCTCACCCCTGCCTTATCGGCCAATTCTTGCAACGTGATATTTTTATCCTTTCGGATCTCTTTTATTTTTGCACTGATCTTGAAAATCGTATTGTCGTCCATGTTTACGTTATCGTTTTTTTAAAAGCCTGTCAAAAATATCTATTTTTTTAAAATATTGCGTGCCCTGTGGCTTTTCAGCGCAAACTTAGCAAAAAACATAGCGTATAGGTATTTTGAAATATTTAGTTAATGTAAACAAATTATTAAATATACAAAGCAACTAGTCCATTAAACACACTAAAACCGCGTTTTTCTCTCATACAACAAATACGCGTGTAAACAGATATTTATAAATACTAAACAAATGTTTATATTTGAACAACAAAATATTCGCACGATAAGATAATAAAAATCTATGAATACCACCGAAAAGAAGCATGAAATCAAGATGGTTGTTTGTGATATGGCAGGCACTACGGTAGAGGAAAATAATCTCGTTTACAAAACACTTAAGAAAGCAATTAACCATTTCGGGTATGCCGTTAGTCTGGATGTCGTATTGGAAAAAGGCGCTGGCAAGGAAAAGAAGCAGGCAATCGATGCTATTTTAAGATCGTTGGGCAAAGAACTTCCAGAAGCTGATTTGCAGGAAATTTTTGATTTCTTTCTGGGTGAATTGGAATCTGCCTATCAAAAGGCGGTCGTAACCCCGCAAAATGACGCTAATCTTTTTTTCAAAACGCTTAGAGAAAGCAACATTTTTATCGTGCTGAACACAGGATACGATAAAAAAACAGCGGAGACACTCATCGACCGTTTGGACTGGAAAATAGGTCGTGACATCGATGCATTGATTACAGCAGACGACGTGCCGCGCAATCGGCCTTATCCGGACATGATTCAGCGGGCTATGGATCTACTTGCTATCGATTCCAGTTTATCGGTTATGAAAGTAGGTGATTCCCAAATCGATATTGCCGAAGGCCAAAATGCGGGTTGCGGACTTAGTATCGGTATTACAACGGGTGCGCACACGGCTGCACAGCTTCGTGAAGCCAACCCGGATTATATTGTAGACAATTTATTGGATATTTTACCTTTAATCAATTGATAATATGCAACATAAAAAGTATGATTTAATAGTTGTTGGAGGCGGTATACTGGGTACTTTTCATGCTTACCACGCACTAACCAACGGACTGGAAGTGCTTCATCTTGAAAAAGACAACTTTCCTGTCGGTTCAACCGTGCGTAATTTTGGACAGGTTGTACCATCGGGTATGGAGGGCGACTGGTTTTCATACGGCGTTCGCGGCCTGGAAATCTACCAAAGCATCCAGCAGGAATTCGACATTTCTGTTCGGCAAAATGGAAGCTTCTACATTGCATCCGACGACGAAGAAACGCAGATCATTCATGAACTGGCGGCACATTACGATAGCCTGGGTTATGACCACGCTTTGTGGAGCAAAACACAAATACGCGAAAGGTTTCCTCTTATACGCGATACCTATCCGACAGAGGCGATTGTGTTTCCGCAGGAATTGAGTGTAGAACCAGAAAACATGATCAGACGATTGCATACCTACTTAAAGCAGCGGTTTTCTACATACCATTTAGAATACAACTGTACGGCTCTTCATTGTGAAAGTACTTCCTCGCACGTCACGGTTTCCTGCACAAATCAACAACGCTTTGAAGCGGAGAAAGTGATTATCTGTAACGGTTATGAATTTAAATTACTTTTCCGGGAGCTTTTTGAAGATAGCGGCCTCGAAATTAGTAAACTACAGATGCTACGCAGCAAACCGTTACCAGATATGAAGCTTCCGGGAAATATTTTGACCGGCTTGACTATCCGACGCTATGAAAGTTTTGAAGCTTATTGCCCCTCTTTTCGCAGCATGACTATACCTGCGCATTATGAAGAATTGAAAAAATGGGGTATTCACATCTTGTTTAAACAAGCGGTAGATGGTAGTATCATTATTGGAGATTCGCATGAATATGCATTAGGCACCCAATTTGAAGAGTTAGGTTTCAGTATCAACGACCACATTAATAAACTGATGCTAGAAGAAGCAAATCGCATTATACCGATACAACACGATCAGATAGCGACGTCTTGGGCGGGCTTTTATGCACAACATAAAAACCATATTGTAGAGCATGATGTGGATGATAGAATACATATACGCACGGGCATTGGCGGCAAAGGAATGACAGCCAGCGCGGGCTACGCGGAGCAAAGCATCAACAAGATTTACAACAATTAATGGGCATAGCGCCCTACCATTCAAACAATAAATGCCCATCCTATAAAGACGGGCATTTGTTGTTTTCGCATGTACTATTTTGCTGTACAAGCAAATTAAAGTTGATCACACTTGTTTAGCTAAACCCACGCCATTAACGGCTACAGGAGTTTCACTTCGCTTATTCCGAAAATACAGCAGAGAGAATATGACGGAAATACTGCCCAATACAGCAGCAAATAATAAGGCTTGCTGAAAGAATGATCCCCAACTGGTTTTTACCAATCCCAATTCGCGAATTAACAGAACGGAAACACTACCCAAATAGCCGACAGAATCTGCCATATACATCAAAAAACCGATATTTCCTTTAACCTTAAAGGTAGCTAGGAAACGTTCAAAAAATATAGCGTTAAATGGTATGTAAACCATGTACATACCCAGGCCGGTTAAGACCATCCAATACACATTGCTGATCCACGCTTCCTGAAAGAAATACGTAGCTGCGCCGATCAGGATACAACCTAAAAATAGCATGAAATGAATGCAGGTGAACGCCTTCATATTACTTTTAATGCCGATCAGTAAGCTCATGCATACCAAAACAACAAAGGCTATTGTCGAGTCGGTTTGCACATAAATAAAACGTGCACTTACACCAATATCAGACCATATTTCCACTTCAAAATTATCACGAATATCACGCAACACACTAAATAGCAAATAAGTGAAAATTACGATAATCAAACCCGGCAAAAATTTTCGCACAAAATTTATACGTTCCTGGTGCGTCATAGGCTTCCTTTCGCTGCGCAATTGCTTATCCCGGCTATCGGGAGCCGGCGAAATTTCCAGCAGCAGCACAAAACCAAGCATGGGCAGCGCGAATAACAAGCCCATACAAAAAGGCATCCATTGCTCGGAGACGGAAAAACTGCCGATGAGGACTTGTGCAAGCGTTTTTACGAAACCAGATGCAAACACCAAGCTCACGCTCATCACCGCGGCCAGAAATTCTGTCGTACGCCGACCTTCCAGATAAGAAAAAACAATACCCCAAATCATGCCGAGCGGCAGTCCGTTCAAAAACATACACGCAATATTATAAGGCGCCGGAATCAAGGCAAATCCTAATAACGCCAGCCAGGCAATACCAATGAGTGCCAGTAATTTTAAACCACGGCTTCGGCTATCAAGCTCCGATACAAATTTAATCCCGTAGAATTTACTGAGCATGTATCCCAACACTTGCACGATGACGAGCCAGACTTTGTAATCTACTGTAAAAAACGTCATATCCGAAAAAACTGCTGCTGTAAATGCTTTTCTATAGGCGTAC
Coding sequences within it:
- a CDS encoding DUF5690 family protein, which codes for MHSLFNHWRSRYARVPYVLQMLLLALAAFGCYTSMYAYRKAFTAAVFSDMTFFTVDYKVWLVIVQVLGYMLSKFYGIKFVSELDSRSRGLKLLALIGIAWLALLGFALIPAPYNIACMFLNGLPLGMIWGIVFSYLEGRRTTEFLAAVMSVSLVFASGFVKTLAQVLIGSFSVSEQWMPFCMGLLFALPMLGFVLLLEISPAPDSRDKQLRSERKPMTHQERINFVRKFLPGLIIVIFTYLLFSVLRDIRDNFEVEIWSDIGVSARFIYVQTDSTIAFVVLVCMSLLIGIKSNMKAFTCIHFMLFLGCILIGAATYFFQEAWISNVYWMVLTGLGMYMVYIPFNAIFFERFLATFKVKGNIGFLMYMADSVGYLGSVSVLLIRELGLVKTSWGSFFQQALLFAAVLGSISVIFSLLYFRNKRSETPVAVNGVGLAKQV
- a CDS encoding TonB-dependent receptor, whose product is MIRFILLSLCCAAYLNSSAQKQFQGFVLDQKGMPLSLASVTYLHSNTTYTSGKDGRFAFDFSGQDSIRLKVAFIGKRTVVRSYAVSSAGLLHRITLDDLSLTLEEVSVLPTFTTDGQSNSSITIDKQAIDQLQAFSLVDVMNSLPGKKTAPLDLNSLSTLTFRGTTGIGDFDFNNSRGIAIIVDDMRLSNDANMQARGLSRGGIRDAGIKADGYRDSYFGTQSSKSYDTPFQGIDLRDIPVNNIEKIEVIQGIAPARYGDVTNGAVIIDRQAGRSPYVASFNINGGSTSSSISKGFQLPGNWGALNTSANWTYSNADPKDKVKTFHRFSEGLIWTTTQGKLKNTLSLDFSQRKDEKKQDPDDESIRIARFSNYTLGVSNRLGIDLGKSWMKRVQINLGMTVGKQDSYASYAVNRGLIPIANMDTSGIYEGVYSYQSVMTEEHIIGKPLTASASMASNGVWDWGKLQHAFSYGVNYTLSNNGGRGVVSDPDRPRLIGNGNQNLRPYSFEHIPAAQNVGVYIEDQFKLTVGKRTISNNIGLRYDIQNGFGTLQPRINTRMRWNERWAFTAAFGVASKAPSLADLYPGPTYIDYDLITATTGSIDPSLYLLFTDKILIDNSQLKPAKSIQFEFGVERKSKWLSSSLYAYFKRNYDGFTAEQRLRRYVLPKFDYWLNTSTNTFEYAPVAGELLIVGGFLDYNLTNGLQSDSYGVEWFLTTPRIPVIQTSFSLNTSYSFNRYKRVADDAQTVGSRIYLDDERYIKTVYYAPLETDGQFLMTKLNTVTHIPSVGFVVNFSLDLNIFDRDQIVSSSNPIAILDDHVNYYRMEDFGLSNEVYRQLVRESSDTRAERVPFVYGTINMGLEKEIGKNIRINMRSYNLFDIRPYKRIQLNNGTESVFAPNRKPSITIGTTLKF
- a CDS encoding HAD hydrolase-like protein, coding for MNTTEKKHEIKMVVCDMAGTTVEENNLVYKTLKKAINHFGYAVSLDVVLEKGAGKEKKQAIDAILRSLGKELPEADLQEIFDFFLGELESAYQKAVVTPQNDANLFFKTLRESNIFIVLNTGYDKKTAETLIDRLDWKIGRDIDALITADDVPRNRPYPDMIQRAMDLLAIDSSLSVMKVGDSQIDIAEGQNAGCGLSIGITTGAHTAAQLREANPDYIVDNLLDILPLIN
- a CDS encoding helix-turn-helix domain-containing protein translates to MDDNTIFKISAKIKEIRKDKNITLQELADKAGVSKGLISQIENNRTVPSLLVLINIVNALDVDLNEFFHDFKSNTDSGPIIVRKRSDYEDFEKEHAIGFHYKRIFATNMDSSTLDIVLLELSPNATRPMVETEAYEYKYIVSGTVDYVFTDRTVSLEAGDSIFFDGRIAHTPRHTGTIPTLMLIVYFFDSKTN
- a CDS encoding TIGR03364 family FAD-dependent oxidoreductase, translating into MQHKKYDLIVVGGGILGTFHAYHALTNGLEVLHLEKDNFPVGSTVRNFGQVVPSGMEGDWFSYGVRGLEIYQSIQQEFDISVRQNGSFYIASDDEETQIIHELAAHYDSLGYDHALWSKTQIRERFPLIRDTYPTEAIVFPQELSVEPENMIRRLHTYLKQRFSTYHLEYNCTALHCESTSSHVTVSCTNQQRFEAEKVIICNGYEFKLLFRELFEDSGLEISKLQMLRSKPLPDMKLPGNILTGLTIRRYESFEAYCPSFRSMTIPAHYEELKKWGIHILFKQAVDGSIIIGDSHEYALGTQFEELGFSINDHINKLMLEEANRIIPIQHDQIATSWAGFYAQHKNHIVEHDVDDRIHIRTGIGGKGMTASAGYAEQSINKIYNN